The proteins below come from a single Anderseniella sp. Alg231-50 genomic window:
- a CDS encoding dipeptide ABC transporter ATP-binding protein: MSSSEDLLRIEDLRISFRVHSSTIEAVKGASFRIRPGKVTALVGESGSGKSVIGQSIMGILPTVGSIAGGSITFNDPNSKSGPVQIEELLPSGPEMRDLRGGRIAMIFQEPMTSLSPLHTVGNQIEEALQLHQPVDRNAARAKTEEMLGLVGFPNPAKAYDMYSFELSGGLRQRAMIAMALICRPALLIADEPTTALDVTIQAQILQLLKDLQERFNMAILLITHDLGVVANMADDVVVIYHGQIVEAGQVSHIFRSPQHPYLKALLNAVPHFDMKRGERLVSLRDVKVDAATLLKGPVAEKVELKADPAGEGEEEPPLLSVRNLQKHFFTKKSGWLASKEESVIKAVDGVSLDIRRGECLGLVGESGCGKTTVSKLIMRAVTPDAGEIIYSDRGHAPIDMAQANAAELNTLRTRIQMVFQDPFSSLNPRMTVSNILTEPMEIHKVGTSESRRQHAAGLMQAVGLDPRFLNRYPHSFSGGQRQRIGIARALALNPGLLICDEPVSALDVSVQAQVLNLLKDLQSQLDLTYLFVSHNLAVIDYMADRIAVMCQGRIVEMASREKIFRSPLHPYTRSLLAAVPFPDLDRPLDYDTLSLSGASDDTLWPQAFKRETGNGGMASIDVGDGHMVLANANASMKELRA, encoded by the coding sequence ATGAGTTCCTCTGAAGATCTTCTACGAATCGAAGACCTGCGGATCAGCTTTCGCGTTCATTCATCGACCATCGAGGCGGTGAAGGGAGCAAGCTTCCGCATTCGTCCTGGCAAGGTGACGGCACTGGTTGGCGAATCCGGTTCCGGCAAGTCGGTTATTGGTCAATCGATCATGGGCATCCTGCCGACAGTGGGATCCATCGCCGGCGGGTCGATAACCTTCAATGACCCGAATTCCAAATCAGGACCGGTTCAGATTGAAGAACTGTTACCCAGTGGACCTGAAATGCGGGATCTGCGCGGCGGGCGCATCGCCATGATTTTTCAGGAGCCCATGACGTCGCTGTCGCCGCTGCACACCGTCGGCAACCAGATAGAAGAGGCGCTTCAGCTTCATCAGCCGGTGGACCGCAATGCGGCCCGGGCAAAGACCGAGGAAATGCTGGGGCTGGTCGGATTCCCCAATCCGGCAAAGGCCTATGACATGTATTCGTTCGAGTTGTCCGGTGGTCTGCGCCAGCGCGCGATGATTGCCATGGCGCTCATCTGCCGGCCGGCATTGCTGATTGCCGATGAGCCGACAACGGCCCTCGATGTCACGATACAGGCGCAAATCCTGCAACTGCTGAAAGACTTGCAGGAACGCTTCAACATGGCGATCCTGCTGATCACCCACGATCTCGGCGTGGTCGCCAACATGGCCGATGATGTGGTGGTCATCTATCACGGCCAGATCGTCGAAGCAGGCCAGGTGTCGCATATATTCCGGTCGCCGCAGCATCCGTACCTGAAGGCTCTGCTGAATGCGGTTCCGCATTTCGACATGAAGCGGGGTGAACGCCTGGTGTCACTGCGCGACGTCAAGGTCGATGCAGCGACGCTGTTGAAAGGTCCTGTGGCAGAAAAGGTTGAGTTGAAGGCGGATCCAGCGGGTGAGGGTGAGGAAGAGCCGCCGTTGTTATCGGTGCGCAATCTGCAGAAGCATTTTTTCACCAAGAAATCCGGCTGGCTCGCCAGCAAGGAAGAAAGTGTCATCAAGGCGGTTGACGGCGTCAGTCTCGACATCAGGCGTGGCGAGTGCCTCGGCCTCGTGGGTGAGAGCGGCTGCGGCAAGACCACCGTTTCCAAATTAATCATGCGTGCTGTAACTCCTGATGCCGGCGAGATCATTTATTCCGATCGCGGGCATGCACCGATCGACATGGCCCAGGCAAACGCGGCGGAACTTAACACGCTGCGCACCCGAATCCAGATGGTGTTCCAAGACCCGTTCTCCTCGCTCAATCCGCGCATGACGGTGTCCAACATCCTGACCGAACCGATGGAGATCCATAAGGTTGGCACGTCGGAAAGCCGGCGGCAGCACGCTGCCGGTCTGATGCAGGCGGTTGGCCTTGATCCCCGTTTCCTCAACCGGTATCCGCACAGCTTTTCCGGCGGCCAGCGGCAACGCATCGGCATTGCCCGTGCGCTTGCTCTCAATCCGGGCCTCCTGATCTGCGATGAGCCGGTATCGGCGCTGGATGTGTCAGTGCAGGCGCAGGTCCTCAACCTGCTCAAGGACCTGCAAAGCCAGCTCGATCTCACCTATCTGTTTGTGTCTCACAACCTGGCGGTTATCGATTACATGGCCGACCGTATAGCCGTCATGTGCCAGGGTCGGATCGTCGAGATGGCAAGCCGGGAAAAGATTTTCCGCAGTCCGCTGCATCCGTATACGCGGTCGCTACTGGCGGCGGTGCCGTTTCCGGATCTGGATCGGCCGCTGGATTACGATACCCTGTCATTGTCCGGCGCATCCGATGATACCTTGTGGCCGCAGGCCTTCAAGCGCGAGACCGGCAACGGGGGCATGGCCTCAATTGATGTTGGCGACGGGCACATGGTGCTTGCCAATGCAAATGCCAGCATGAAGGAGCTGCGTGCGTGA
- a CDS encoding adenylate/guanylate cyclase domain-containing protein, whose protein sequence is MSSLQQVTETANSGTPSTWRRIRSLVPGTTPARALSPRVLASIDRHDQSSEVLIKVIQLVIVSTWAILYAIAPKTDFGTAFSPVSWALAIYFGLNVIGLIWAHRTGLPNWAVYISIIFDIAILMLLIWSFHIQYDQPPSFYLKAPTLLYVFIFIALRALRFQARFVVFSGLAAAVGWLTLVAYAVYSAHGMSTTRNYIEYLTGNEILLGAEFDKTITIVMVAGIIAVALSRANDLLVRATADAQAANELSRYFDSAVASDIRNADEAATPGKGKRVEAAILNVDLRGFTKYASGKDAENVLGLLIAYQKRIVGIIQGHGGSIDKFMGDGIMATFGAVRASETYAADAVRAIDAIIAETDTWDTDETLKVFAGGKVNAAVAAGPIVFGTIGDDSRLEFTVIGSAANMSAKLEKHNKTTRSRALTDGHTYDVALEQGYEPAKPARRRKSTLAGADQLVVLG, encoded by the coding sequence ATGTCATCCCTGCAACAAGTTACCGAAACCGCGAACTCGGGCACGCCCTCGACGTGGCGCAGAATCAGGAGCCTCGTGCCCGGCACAACTCCGGCACGCGCGCTGTCACCCAGGGTGCTGGCTTCGATAGATCGTCACGACCAGTCCAGTGAAGTTCTGATCAAGGTTATCCAGCTGGTCATCGTATCAACATGGGCGATTTTGTACGCGATTGCGCCGAAGACCGATTTCGGCACCGCGTTTTCCCCGGTCTCCTGGGCACTGGCTATCTACTTTGGCCTCAATGTCATCGGGTTGATCTGGGCGCACCGGACAGGCCTGCCGAACTGGGCCGTCTACATTTCGATCATTTTCGATATTGCGATCCTGATGCTCCTGATCTGGAGCTTTCATATTCAGTACGATCAACCGCCTTCGTTCTATCTCAAGGCACCCACCCTGCTCTACGTGTTCATCTTCATCGCCCTGCGCGCCCTTCGCTTCCAGGCCCGCTTTGTTGTGTTCTCAGGGCTGGCGGCGGCGGTCGGCTGGCTGACCCTGGTTGCCTATGCGGTGTATTCCGCACATGGCATGAGCACGACACGCAATTACATCGAATACCTGACCGGCAACGAAATTCTGCTGGGCGCCGAGTTCGACAAGACCATCACCATTGTCATGGTCGCCGGCATCATTGCCGTCGCTCTGAGCCGGGCCAATGACCTTCTGGTCAGGGCAACTGCTGATGCCCAGGCGGCTAACGAACTGTCCCGGTACTTCGACAGCGCGGTGGCATCCGACATTCGCAATGCTGACGAAGCCGCCACGCCCGGCAAGGGCAAGCGTGTTGAAGCGGCGATCCTCAATGTCGACCTGCGCGGCTTCACCAAGTACGCCTCAGGCAAGGACGCTGAGAATGTGCTGGGCCTGCTGATCGCCTACCAGAAACGTATTGTGGGCATTATCCAGGGACATGGCGGTTCCATCGACAAATTCATGGGCGACGGCATCATGGCGACGTTCGGTGCCGTGCGCGCAAGTGAAACCTATGCCGCCGATGCGGTGCGCGCGATTGATGCGATCATTGCTGAAACCGACACCTGGGACACGGATGAGACGCTGAAGGTATTTGCCGGCGGCAAAGTCAACGCAGCCGTTGCTGCCGGTCCCATTGTGTTTGGCACGATAGGCGACGACTCGCGGCTGGAGTTCACGGTGATCGGGTCAGCGGCGAACATGTCGGCCAAGCTGGAAAAACACAACAAGACAACCAGGAGCCGCGCCCTGACCGACGGCCACACGTACGATGTTGCCCTTGAACAGGGATACGAACCTGCCAAACCTGCCCGCCGGCGGAAATCCACCCTGGCCGGTGCCGATCAGCTGGTGGTTCTGGGATGA
- a CDS encoding polysaccharide deacetylase family protein: MSHPELEFELQNWRGAGKPPQVWWRDDDAVSATPRLDRLTQVTGEAGVEVLLAVIPAHADQSLADHVAQNGNLTPCVHGWSHTNHAPAGEKKCELGDHRALDTVLSDISRGRQQLARLFGSRLAPVLVPPWNRMRGDLAPHLGEIGIDAFSTFAHKRTLPAIQANTHVDVMDWKAAGGAAGKEQDRILSELAAALGVSRANGFYPVGLLTHHLVHDDAAWSALGGVLAHPGLNWVPFADTLDHHPRTTS; encoded by the coding sequence ATGAGCCATCCCGAGCTTGAGTTTGAATTGCAGAACTGGCGGGGTGCCGGCAAGCCGCCGCAAGTCTGGTGGCGCGATGATGATGCGGTGTCGGCGACCCCGCGACTGGACCGCCTCACTCAGGTCACTGGCGAAGCCGGCGTTGAGGTTTTGCTTGCCGTGATCCCGGCACATGCGGATCAGTCGCTGGCGGATCATGTCGCACAAAATGGCAATCTGACCCCGTGCGTGCACGGCTGGTCGCACACCAACCATGCCCCTGCGGGCGAGAAGAAATGTGAACTTGGAGACCATCGGGCGCTGGACACAGTACTGTCAGATATATCCCGGGGCCGGCAACAGCTTGCACGGTTGTTCGGTTCAAGGCTCGCGCCGGTTCTGGTGCCGCCATGGAATCGCATGCGCGGCGATCTTGCCCCGCACCTCGGCGAAATTGGCATAGATGCGTTTTCAACCTTTGCGCACAAACGCACATTGCCCGCCATACAGGCAAACACCCATGTGGACGTGATGGACTGGAAAGCAGCGGGCGGTGCCGCGGGAAAGGAGCAAGACCGGATACTATCCGAACTGGCTGCGGCACTAGGGGTTTCGCGCGCGAACGGATTTTACCCTGTCGGCCTGCTGACCCACCACCTGGTTCATGATGATGCGGCCTGGTCTGCGCTTGGCGGCGTGCTGGCGCACCCTGGTCTGAACTGGGTGCCGTTTGCCGACACCCTGGATCATCATCCCAGAACCACCAGCTGA
- a CDS encoding glycosyltransferase, with translation MKSPDDPVPSGDRTMARQLVKALQIAGHEVDLVSSLKCRLRTPGMLEEIALDAGREVDQVAARWRAQGVPDLVMTYHVYYKSPDFIGSELARRFDIPFVTVEASHAGKRDRDEWAAAQAISSAAIRQADLNICFTDRDAEGVAKLVKPERLAVLPPFADFSGLPAVRQHNDEAETVELIAIAMMLKGNKLKSFSLLAEGLRRLKSRNWQLTVVGDGPVRDDVEKMFDGLDLVRFVGQKDRAGVADYLANSDVLVWPGYREAFGLAYLEAQGAGLPVVAMRSGGVEAVVDDGRTGRLVEEGNVAQFAIAVDELIGNADLRNSMGKQALAFARGERGIAIASARLDALLKRVDIG, from the coding sequence ATGAAGTCACCAGATGACCCGGTGCCGTCAGGTGACCGGACGATGGCACGACAACTGGTGAAAGCGCTGCAGATTGCCGGGCACGAGGTGGACCTGGTTTCCAGCCTGAAGTGCCGCTTGCGTACGCCCGGTATGCTTGAGGAAATCGCGCTGGATGCAGGACGTGAAGTTGATCAGGTTGCAGCGCGCTGGCGGGCACAGGGCGTCCCTGACCTGGTGATGACCTATCACGTCTACTACAAGTCACCGGACTTCATAGGGTCGGAACTGGCCAGGCGGTTTGATATTCCGTTTGTAACAGTTGAGGCATCTCATGCGGGCAAGCGTGATCGGGATGAATGGGCTGCCGCACAGGCGATCTCATCGGCTGCAATCAGGCAGGCTGACCTGAACATATGCTTTACGGACAGGGATGCAGAGGGTGTGGCGAAGTTGGTGAAACCTGAGCGGCTGGCTGTCCTGCCGCCATTTGCGGACTTCTCCGGATTGCCTGCAGTTCGCCAACACAATGACGAAGCTGAGACGGTCGAGTTGATTGCGATTGCCATGATGTTAAAGGGCAACAAGCTGAAAAGTTTCAGCCTGCTTGCCGAGGGGCTTCGGCGATTGAAGTCCCGCAACTGGCAGCTCACGGTTGTTGGCGACGGACCAGTACGCGACGATGTCGAGAAAATGTTCGACGGTCTCGATCTGGTGCGGTTCGTTGGGCAGAAGGACCGGGCAGGGGTGGCTGACTATCTGGCCAACTCCGACGTGCTGGTGTGGCCAGGGTACCGTGAGGCGTTCGGACTGGCCTATCTCGAGGCACAAGGGGCGGGGCTGCCTGTGGTTGCAATGCGGTCCGGCGGTGTCGAGGCCGTTGTGGATGATGGCAGAACCGGCCGGCTGGTTGAGGAGGGCAACGTGGCGCAGTTTGCAATTGCCGTCGATGAGCTGATTGGGAATGCCGACTTGCGCAACAGCATGGGAAAACAGGCGCTTGCATTTGCTCGCGGGGAGCGCGGGATCGCGATAGCGTCTGCACGACTGGATGCATTGCTTAAAAGAGTGGATATCGGATGA
- a CDS encoding DUF3095 family protein has protein sequence MSDIDNFYGNLKPSEDFDTISDGLGFMPLPDGWTVLISDVVNSTGAIERGEYKSVNMVGAASIVAVLNGCDGVDVPFMFGGDGGVVAVPPGALKAARNRLGSLQDQCEPLFGLTLRAAAIPVRELRQAGTDVQVRKFQLAGNNHLAMFAGGGLELADKWLKDEAQNNWHLSPEDAGKSLDLEGLSCRWQPLQARNGVMLTVILQTAGNKVTTSQINKKLTRILGKPINDCAPVQNSNLKLAGISSPSLAMERAALRGRYGRYGALAWTTLTYAFQSLAERYNRKYVEYDAPRYREELKANTDFRKFDGALRLVIDVTAEQADEIESFLESGFAAGELNYGTWRSDAALMTCLLFDLAQSLHVHFIDGANGGYTQAAKAMKARAASPAPASVK, from the coding sequence GTGTCCGACATCGACAATTTCTATGGCAACCTCAAACCTTCGGAAGACTTCGACACCATTTCCGACGGGCTCGGCTTCATGCCATTGCCGGACGGCTGGACCGTCCTGATATCAGACGTCGTCAACTCGACCGGTGCGATCGAGCGTGGCGAGTACAAGTCCGTCAACATGGTCGGCGCCGCCTCGATCGTGGCGGTGCTCAATGGGTGCGACGGCGTCGATGTGCCGTTCATGTTCGGTGGTGACGGTGGCGTGGTTGCCGTACCGCCTGGCGCGTTGAAAGCGGCGCGCAACAGGCTCGGTTCCCTGCAGGATCAATGTGAACCCCTGTTCGGCCTGACCTTGCGCGCAGCCGCCATACCGGTTCGCGAATTGCGCCAGGCGGGCACCGACGTTCAGGTCAGGAAATTCCAGCTGGCAGGAAACAATCATCTTGCCATGTTTGCAGGTGGCGGTCTGGAACTGGCTGACAAATGGCTGAAGGACGAGGCACAGAACAACTGGCACCTGTCGCCGGAAGACGCCGGCAAATCACTTGACCTGGAAGGTCTGTCATGCCGCTGGCAACCATTGCAGGCCCGCAACGGCGTCATGCTCACCGTCATTCTGCAAACCGCCGGCAACAAGGTCACCACAAGTCAGATCAACAAAAAACTGACGCGCATCCTCGGCAAGCCGATCAACGATTGTGCTCCGGTGCAAAACAGCAACCTCAAACTGGCTGGTATCAGTTCCCCCAGCCTGGCCATGGAGCGTGCCGCACTGCGCGGCAGGTATGGTCGCTACGGTGCATTGGCGTGGACAACACTGACCTACGCGTTTCAAAGCCTGGCCGAGCGTTACAACCGCAAATATGTTGAGTATGATGCGCCCAGGTATCGTGAAGAACTGAAAGCCAACACTGACTTCCGAAAGTTTGACGGTGCCCTGAGGCTGGTGATCGATGTGACCGCAGAGCAGGCAGATGAAATAGAGAGTTTTCTCGAATCCGGCTTTGCCGCAGGTGAGCTGAATTACGGTACATGGCGCTCGGACGCAGCATTGATGACCTGCCTGCTGTTCGACCTTGCCCAGTCGCTGCATGTGCACTTCATCGACGGGGCCAATGGTGGATACACCCAGGCCGCGAAAGCCATGAAGGCGCGGGCAGCTTCACCCGCGCCGGCTTCGGTCAAATAA
- a CDS encoding glycine cleavage T C-terminal barrel domain-containing protein produces the protein MFSIFPSARLRPSPFFDATVADGVKSFSTYNHMLMPTGYGQPEEEYWRIINGVSMWDVSVERQVQLQGPDAGKLAQMLCPRDLTKCVVGQGKYVAVCNHAGTVINDPILLKLDEQRFWLSIADSNIWFWAGAIAAERGLDVEVSEPDVSPLAVQGPKGEDVVASIFGDWVRDLKYFWFKETEIDGIPVAVARSGWSKQGGFELYLMDGSKGTRLWNLVKEAGKPWDIGPGNPNHCERVESGLLSFGGDTDNHTNPYEVRMGRYVDLDVPDDVVGIKALRRIKAEGPKRHQLGIMLEGDEPDQVAFSWFDINSRGEKIGDMTNIAWSYRLKKNIGFALVSVDAKPGDAVTVMKNGAEVAAKLCDLPFI, from the coding sequence ATGTTTTCCATTTTCCCGTCTGCACGCTTGCGCCCGTCACCGTTCTTCGATGCCACTGTGGCGGACGGAGTGAAGAGTTTTTCCACCTACAATCACATGTTGATGCCGACGGGTTATGGACAGCCTGAAGAGGAATACTGGCGCATCATCAACGGTGTTTCCATGTGGGATGTGTCGGTCGAACGCCAGGTGCAGCTGCAAGGCCCGGATGCGGGCAAGCTGGCACAGATGCTGTGCCCTCGTGACCTGACAAAGTGCGTTGTAGGCCAAGGCAAGTACGTAGCTGTGTGCAACCATGCCGGCACGGTGATCAATGACCCGATCCTTCTGAAACTGGATGAACAGCGCTTCTGGCTGTCCATCGCCGACAGCAATATCTGGTTCTGGGCGGGTGCCATTGCGGCCGAGCGCGGGCTCGATGTCGAGGTGAGCGAACCGGACGTGTCGCCATTGGCAGTGCAGGGACCGAAGGGCGAGGACGTTGTAGCGTCGATATTCGGCGACTGGGTGCGTGACCTGAAATACTTCTGGTTCAAGGAAACCGAGATCGACGGCATTCCGGTCGCGGTTGCACGGTCCGGCTGGTCAAAGCAGGGAGGCTTTGAGCTCTACCTGATGGATGGCTCAAAAGGCACCCGGCTCTGGAACCTGGTCAAGGAAGCCGGCAAGCCCTGGGACATCGGTCCCGGCAATCCCAACCATTGCGAGCGGGTGGAAAGCGGGCTGTTGTCGTTTGGCGGAGACACCGACAACCACACCAATCCATATGAAGTCCGCATGGGCCGGTATGTGGACCTGGACGTGCCGGACGACGTTGTCGGCATCAAGGCGCTGCGCAGGATCAAGGCGGAGGGGCCCAAGCGGCACCAGCTCGGCATCATGCTGGAAGGCGATGAGCCGGACCAGGTGGCATTCAGCTGGTTCGACATCAACTCGCGTGGCGAAAAGATAGGCGACATGACCAATATTGCCTGGTCGTACCGGTTGAAAAAGAACATCGGCTTTGCACTGGTAAGTGTAGATGCGAAACCCGGTGATGCGGTGACCGTGATGAAGAACGGCGCTGAAGTTGCCGCGAAGTTGTGCGACCTGCCGTTTATTTGA